One genomic region from Phocoena sinus isolate mPhoSin1 chromosome 3, mPhoSin1.pri, whole genome shotgun sequence encodes:
- the LOC116750843 gene encoding LOW QUALITY PROTEIN: elongation factor 1-alpha 1-like (The sequence of the model RefSeq protein was modified relative to this genomic sequence to represent the inferred CDS: deleted 1 base in 1 codon), producing MGKEKTHINIVVTGHVDSGKSTPNGHLIYKCGGIDKRTIEKFEKEAAEMGKGSFKYAWVLDKLKAERERGITVDISLWKFESSKYYVTIIDAPGHRDFIKNMITGTSQADCAVLIVAAGVGGFEAGISKNGQTREQALLAYTLGVKQRIVGVNKMDSPEPPYSQKRYEEIVKEVGTYIKKVGYNPNTVAFVPISGWNGENMLEPSANMLWFKGWRVTRKDGNASGTTLLEALDCILPPTHPTDRPLRLPLQDVYKIGGIGTVPVGRVETGVLKPGMVVTFTPVNVTTEVKSVEMHHEALSEALPGDNVGFNVKNVSVKDVCRGNVAGDSKNDPPMEAAGFTAQVIILNHPGQVSAGYAPVLDCHTAHIACTFAELKEKIDRRSGKKLEDGPKFLKSGDAAIVNMVPGKPMCVESFSDYPPLGRFAVHDMRQTVAVGVIKAVDKKAAGAGKVTTSAQKAQKAK from the exons atgggaaaggagaagacGCACATCAACATCGTTGTCACTGGACACGTAGATTCGGGGAAGTCCACCCCTAATGGCCATCTGATCTACAAATGTGGTGGGATCGACAAGAGAACCATTGAAAAGTTCGAGAAGGAGGCTGCCGAGATGGGGAAGGGCTCCTTCAAGTATGCCTGGGTCTTGGACAAACTGAAAGCTGAACGCGAGCGTGGTATCACCGTTGATATCTCCCTATGGAAGTTTGAGAGCAGCAAGTACTATGTGACCATCATTGATGCCCCAGGACACAGAGACTTCATCAAAAACATGATTACAGGCACATCCCAGGCTGACTGTGCTGTCCTGATTGTTGCTGCTGGTGTTGGTGGATTTGAAGCAGGTATTTCCAAGAATGGGCAGACCCGTGAGCAGGCCCTTCTGGCCTACACTCTGGGTGTGAAACAGCGAATTGTTGGAGTTAACAAAATGGATTCCCCCGAGCCACCCTACAGCCAGAAGAGATACGAGGAAATTGTAAAGGAAGTCGGCACCTACATTAAGAAAGTTGGCTACAACCCCAACACAGTAGCATTTGTGCCAATTTCTGGCTGGAACGGTGAAAACATGCTGGAGCCAAGTGCTAACATGCTGTGGTTCAAGGGATGGAGAGTCACCCGTAAGGATGGCAATGCCAGTGGAACCACACTGCTTGAAGCTCTGGATTGCATCCTGCCACCAACTCACCCAACTGACAGACCCTTGCGTTTGCCTCTCCAGGACGTCTACAAAATTGGTGGTATTGGCACTGTCCCTGTGGGTCGAGTGGAGACTGGTGTTCTCAAACCTGGC ATGGTGGTCACCTTTACTCCAGTCAATGTGACAACTGAAGTGAAGTCTGTTGAAATGCACCATGAAGCTTTGAGTGAAGCCCTTCCTGGGGACAATGTGGGCTTCAATGTCAAGAACGTGTCTGTCAAAGATGTTTGTCGTGGCAATGTGGCTGGTGACAGCAAAAATGACCCACCGATGGAAGCAGCTGGCTTCACAGCTCAGGTGATTATCTTGAACCATCCAGGCCAAGTCAGTGCTGGCTATGCACCTGTGCTGGATTGTCACACAGCTCACATTGCCTGCACATTTGCTGAGCTGAAGGAGAAGATTGATCGTCGTTCTGGGAAAAAGCTGGAAGATGGCCCCAAATTCTTGAAATCTGGTGATGCTGCTATCGTTAATATGGTTCCTGGCAAACCCATGTGTGTTGAGAGCTTCTCTGACTATCCTCCTCTGGGCCGCTTTGCTGTTCATGACATGAGACAGACGGTTGCTGTGGGTGTCATCAAAGCAGTGGACAAGAAGGCAGCTGGAGCTGGCAAGGTCACCACGTCTGCCCAGAAAGCTCAGAAGGCTAAATGA